A window of Planctomycetia bacterium contains these coding sequences:
- a CDS encoding c-type cytochrome → MSRLSKLGILCAVWFLVVGRDSFAEAQTLDDVLRQQPAAELVRLAKAEGDAARGAVVFFQHFMACSKCHAVGEPSASALGPDLTKLSGDVSDEALVESVLLPSKVIRKGYETVTIQTVDGTTLTGLLVQQTADKVTVRDASRGGKLTTLRIADVEELKRPPLSIMPAGQVNQLAGRQQFYDLIRYLIEIREGGAARARELQPSPALTSFVLPEYEQRLDHRALIRDWNAESLRRGEAIYRRVCANCHGTKDQLGSLPTSLRFAEGKFKNGSDPLTMYQTLTRGFGLMAPQTWMVLTCPP, encoded by the coding sequence ATGAGCCGCTTGTCGAAACTTGGGATTCTCTGCGCAGTCTGGTTTCTCGTCGTCGGCCGAGACTCGTTCGCCGAGGCTCAGACGCTGGATGATGTTCTCCGGCAACAGCCGGCCGCCGAGTTGGTACGACTCGCCAAAGCCGAGGGGGACGCTGCGCGCGGGGCCGTTGTGTTCTTTCAACATTTCATGGCATGCTCCAAATGCCATGCCGTGGGGGAGCCGAGCGCATCGGCCTTGGGGCCGGACTTAACGAAGCTGAGCGGTGACGTCTCGGACGAAGCGCTCGTGGAGTCGGTGCTGCTCCCCTCGAAAGTGATTCGGAAGGGATACGAAACAGTCACGATCCAAACCGTCGACGGCACGACGCTGACCGGCCTGCTGGTACAGCAAACCGCCGATAAGGTGACGGTTCGCGACGCCTCGCGCGGCGGCAAGTTGACGACGCTGCGCATCGCAGACGTCGAAGAGCTGAAGCGGCCGCCCCTTTCCATCATGCCCGCCGGGCAAGTCAATCAACTCGCGGGGCGGCAACAGTTCTACGACCTGATCCGTTATCTCATCGAGATCCGGGAAGGAGGCGCGGCGCGAGCTCGTGAGTTGCAGCCGTCGCCCGCCCTCACGTCGTTCGTTTTGCCGGAGTATGAGCAACGTCTCGATCATCGCGCGTTGATCCGCGATTGGAACGCCGAGTCGTTGCGCCGTGGCGAAGCGATCTATCGGCGCGTCTGCGCGAATTGCCACGGCACAAAGGACCAACTCGGCTCGCTGCCGACGTCGCTGCGGTTTGCGGAGGGGAAGTTCAAGAACGGCAGCGACCCGCTCACGATGTATCAGACGCTAACCCGCGGCTTCGGGCTGATGGCCCCACAAACGTGGATGGTGCTGACCTGCCCCCCTTAA
- a CDS encoding BNR repeat-containing protein, with product MMTTTTKPWAGLAKFILSASLLTGFDISHASEPVSVAPQRAAASTGPVDEPFLLTSQTFTTRTLFTTASINRNANSCKTAVYRGNVYTIYARQGDERMMVAKIPLDGSAAASQPLVGGTDPKARGYTASNNNHKTWQIAVDRAGYIHVTGDMHTRMDMGYWRSKKPEDISSFTQILEYDAPPGTPLPFPISKHTTFPHFRKDRKGQLFWSAQQSSSFLPLCSYDETTRLWTSLGGLGPKGKAISFASAEGAAAYSSATDKSGFSGSAFYPCWDSNNRMHISIGMLGKNIRGPHPAAVGSHILYAYSDDGGKTVFKSDGTPIQFPIVPSAGPNQGEVIIEEMKDDPNHNWLNRHGTISLDKADRPMIAVKSYSTGNHRFRLENGHWVDHPDFDSNSGGSADPSGVKISENDNGKGFIRSWNPNSSNMATIPTPAAVHGVDSEHYRDTGELVWTSLTGSESNGTFTIYLTVFDRVSKVISVDFEPATNSQGTKSGDAAGGFCFYTGLSSGIWNTLTGPVDTLSTSATSQALVPMDGSATTNPVKVTIGAERGEKFTFGNWTTVRDALRGDGIKLDTTTGTSAGITVSGLIPENKYDFALFGSDPAYPAYVTFNGVTRLADGVFKDVTADANGNISGSVARKGKSARLAGLQIQGIFEKLINR from the coding sequence ATGATGACAACAACAACTAAACCATGGGCCGGACTGGCTAAATTTATTCTATCGGCAAGTCTGCTGACTGGCTTCGACATCAGCCATGCTTCCGAGCCCGTTTCAGTCGCGCCACAACGTGCGGCTGCCTCTACAGGCCCGGTCGATGAACCGTTCCTGCTTACAAGTCAAACCTTCACAACCCGCACGCTTTTCACCACGGCTTCCATCAATAGGAACGCTAATAGTTGTAAGACTGCGGTTTATAGGGGGAATGTTTATACGATTTACGCGCGACAGGGTGACGAAAGAATGATGGTCGCCAAGATTCCCCTCGATGGTTCGGCGGCGGCGAGCCAGCCCCTGGTCGGAGGCACCGATCCCAAAGCGAGAGGCTACACGGCATCCAACAATAATCATAAGACTTGGCAAATCGCCGTCGACCGCGCCGGTTACATCCATGTGACTGGCGACATGCACACTCGTATGGATATGGGTTATTGGCGTTCCAAAAAACCCGAGGATATCTCCTCTTTTACTCAAATACTGGAATATGACGCGCCCCCCGGCACCCCTCTTCCCTTTCCCATTTCCAAGCACACCACTTTCCCGCACTTTCGGAAAGATCGTAAGGGCCAGTTGTTCTGGAGTGCGCAGCAGTCTTCTTCATTCCTTCCGTTGTGTTCTTACGACGAAACCACGCGGCTATGGACTTCGCTTGGCGGCCTCGGACCCAAGGGGAAAGCAATCTCCTTTGCATCGGCAGAAGGAGCTGCCGCATACAGCAGTGCTACCGACAAAAGTGGATTCAGCGGATCAGCTTTCTATCCGTGCTGGGACAGCAACAATCGCATGCACATCTCGATCGGGATGCTCGGCAAAAACATACGCGGCCCACACCCGGCTGCCGTTGGGTCCCACATTCTCTACGCCTACTCCGATGACGGTGGCAAGACGGTGTTCAAGTCGGATGGAACACCCATTCAATTTCCGATCGTTCCCTCGGCGGGCCCCAATCAGGGCGAAGTCATCATTGAGGAGATGAAGGATGACCCTAATCATAATTGGCTCAATCGTCACGGGACTATTAGCTTGGACAAAGCCGATCGGCCTATGATTGCGGTCAAGAGTTATTCGACTGGCAATCACCGCTTTCGTCTGGAAAACGGGCATTGGGTTGACCATCCCGATTTTGATTCCAATAGTGGTGGTTCAGCAGATCCCAGTGGCGTGAAGATCTCTGAAAACGACAATGGGAAGGGGTTTATTCGTTCCTGGAATCCGAACAGTAGTAACATGGCCACCATCCCAACACCGGCCGCCGTGCATGGAGTTGATTCGGAACACTATCGCGATACGGGCGAGCTGGTTTGGACCTCTCTGACCGGCTCCGAGAGCAATGGCACCTTCACCATCTACCTCACGGTATTTGATCGCGTTTCCAAAGTAATCAGCGTCGACTTCGAGCCCGCCACCAACTCTCAAGGCACGAAGTCCGGAGACGCTGCCGGCGGCTTTTGCTTTTATACTGGTCTGAGCAGTGGAATCTGGAACACTTTGACCGGGCCGGTAGACACACTGAGCACATCCGCGACTTCTCAAGCCCTTGTGCCCATGGATGGCTCCGCGACAACGAATCCTGTCAAAGTCACCATTGGAGCGGAGCGCGGCGAGAAGTTTACATTTGGCAATTGGACCACCGTGCGAGACGCGTTGAGAGGCGACGGCATCAAATTGGATACCACAACCGGCACCTCAGCCGGCATCACGGTCAGCGGCCTGATTCCGGAAAACAAATACGACTTTGCGCTGTTTGGATCGGACCCCGCTTATCCCGCCTATGTCACTTTCAACGGGGTCACAAGGTTGGCCGATGGGGTATTCAAAGACGTGACCGCCGACGCCAATGGCAACATCAGCGGGTCCGTTGCCCGCAAGGGCAAAAGTGCCCGTTTAGCGGGCCTTCAGATCCAAGGAATCTTCGAGAAACTCATAAATCGCTGA